A portion of the Bacillus sp. es.034 genome contains these proteins:
- a CDS encoding ABC transporter ATP-binding protein, translated as MSKERKPQRGGGHGGGFGPGGGNMMMMGQKPKNFKSTLKRLLGYLKPRRGQLIAVLFAAILSTVFAIIGPKIMGNAITELFEGAYAKFKGVPGAGIDFEKIGEILLLLAGLYVFSSVFNFIQQYIMSSVAQLTAYDLREDVNQKIEKLPLKYYDGRANGETLSRMTNDIDTISSTLQQSLTQFITSIVTIVGIIIMMLSISPLLTLISVVSLPVSVFAIRPILKRSQKHFADQQRTLGQLNGHIEEMFTGHQVVKAFGHEKKAGVQFDSVNDELYEAGNKAQFISGIIMPIMMFIGNISYVLISVVGGILVTNRAISIGDIQAFITYTRQFTQPITQTANIANIIQSTVAAAERVFELLDEEEEVKEETVAHLSRPEGEVVFEHVDFGYGENLLIHDMNINVKPGQTVAIVGPTGAGKTTLINLLMRFYELNAGKIRIDGIDTRSVPRSELRRSFGMVLQDTWLFKGTIRENIAYGKTGATEGEIMQASEMAHADHFIRTLPDGYDTVLNEEASNISQGQKQLITIARAILADPPIMILDEATSSVDTRTELLIQRAMNRLMEDRTSFVIAHRLSTIKDADLILVMDQGSVIEQGTHAELLRENGFYADLYNSQFGEVAG; from the coding sequence ATGAGTAAGGAACGTAAACCTCAAAGAGGCGGAGGTCACGGAGGAGGATTCGGTCCGGGCGGCGGCAACATGATGATGATGGGGCAGAAGCCGAAGAATTTCAAGAGCACCTTGAAACGTCTCCTCGGTTATCTGAAACCCCGCCGCGGGCAATTGATCGCCGTTCTATTCGCAGCCATCTTAAGTACCGTCTTTGCCATCATCGGCCCGAAAATCATGGGGAACGCCATCACGGAATTATTCGAAGGCGCCTATGCAAAATTTAAAGGAGTACCCGGTGCCGGGATCGATTTTGAAAAAATCGGTGAGATCCTGTTGTTGCTAGCGGGACTCTATGTATTCAGCTCTGTGTTTAATTTTATCCAGCAATATATCATGTCGAGCGTCGCCCAGCTGACGGCGTATGACTTGAGGGAAGATGTGAATCAAAAGATCGAGAAGCTTCCATTGAAGTATTACGACGGACGTGCGAATGGGGAGACCCTGAGCCGGATGACGAATGACATCGATACGATCAGCAGTACGTTGCAACAAAGTCTCACCCAGTTCATCACGTCCATCGTCACGATTGTCGGAATCATCATCATGATGCTTTCGATCAGTCCACTGCTGACGTTGATTTCCGTTGTGAGCTTGCCGGTTTCCGTGTTTGCGATCCGTCCAATACTGAAGCGGTCCCAGAAGCATTTTGCCGATCAGCAGCGGACGCTTGGACAGTTGAATGGCCATATTGAAGAAATGTTCACCGGACACCAGGTCGTGAAAGCATTCGGTCATGAAAAAAAGGCCGGTGTCCAGTTCGATTCGGTGAACGATGAATTGTATGAAGCGGGAAACAAAGCCCAGTTCATCTCCGGGATCATCATGCCGATCATGATGTTCATCGGAAACATCAGCTATGTGCTGATCAGCGTCGTCGGGGGGATCCTCGTCACGAACCGGGCGATTTCCATCGGGGACATCCAGGCGTTCATCACGTACACACGTCAGTTTACCCAGCCGATCACTCAGACGGCGAATATCGCGAACATCATTCAGTCAACGGTGGCAGCGGCTGAACGGGTATTCGAGTTGTTGGATGAGGAAGAAGAAGTGAAGGAAGAGACCGTGGCGCACCTATCCCGTCCGGAAGGCGAGGTTGTGTTTGAACATGTGGACTTCGGTTATGGTGAAAATCTGTTAATCCACGATATGAACATTAACGTAAAGCCCGGTCAGACGGTTGCGATTGTTGGACCGACGGGTGCGGGGAAAACGACTTTGATCAATCTATTGATGAGATTCTATGAATTGAATGCTGGGAAAATCAGGATCGACGGCATCGATACGAGGTCCGTCCCTCGAAGTGAACTGAGAAGGAGCTTCGGGATGGTGCTGCAGGATACGTGGCTGTTTAAGGGGACGATCCGGGAAAATATTGCGTACGGGAAGACGGGTGCGACGGAAGGGGAAATCATGCAGGCGTCCGAGATGGCCCATGCGGATCATTTTATCCGTACGCTGCCTGACGGCTATGACACTGTCCTGAATGAGGAAGCATCGAATATCTCACAAGGGCAGAAGCAGCTTATCACCATCGCACGGGCGATCCTCGCCGATCCTCCGATCATGATCCTGGATGAAGCGACGTCGAGCGTCGATACCCGGACCGAGCTATTGATCCAGCGGGCCATGAACCGCTTGATGGAAGACAGAACGAGCTTTGTCATCGCCCACCGACTGTCGACGATCAAGGATGCGGATTTGATTCTCGTCATGGATCAGGGTTCTGTGATTGAACAGGGGACGCATGCAGAACTTCTCCGGGAGAACGGCTTTTATGCGGATCTGTATAATAGCCAGTTTGGTGAGGTGGCTGGATAG
- a CDS encoding IS91 family transposase, protein MSTVQELFHTFYPTYKETYKLSMEQAKAATNMMNCRTAAMGGHSYECESCSHSLVRYNSCRNRHCTLCQGVNKDIWVDQRKKDILDAPYFHVVFTMPEQLHMLIYHNQKLLYDLMYKAVAETLTELAGDKKYLGAQIGFFSVLHTWGQNLHYHPHIHTVVLAGGLNDRNQWRRSSEKFFIPVKVLSKKFRGKYLYYLKQYYQQKQLRFFNESKKYQDAKSFQALIDECYQKDWYSYMKRTFSGPIAVMEYLGRYTHRIAISNNRIVSANDQSVTIQVKDYKRNNQKKTVTLKGVEFLRRFLMHILPKGFVKIRHYGLLANRNKKTKLKLCRKLTKSPTYKPLFEGLSKIEILSILIKKDVSLCPSCKKAHLTEAIP, encoded by the coding sequence ATGAGTACGGTTCAAGAACTGTTTCATACCTTCTATCCGACTTACAAAGAAACATATAAACTCTCTATGGAACAAGCAAAGGCAGCCACAAACATGATGAACTGCCGGACCGCCGCCATGGGTGGACATTCTTACGAATGTGAGTCCTGTAGTCATTCCTTAGTACGGTATAATTCCTGCCGAAATCGGCATTGTACCCTATGCCAGGGAGTAAATAAGGATATTTGGGTCGATCAACGAAAAAAAGATATTCTCGATGCCCCTTATTTTCATGTCGTGTTTACGATGCCGGAACAGCTACATATGTTGATCTACCATAATCAGAAACTCCTTTATGATTTAATGTACAAAGCTGTCGCCGAAACGCTAACCGAACTGGCAGGTGATAAAAAGTACTTGGGAGCACAGATTGGGTTTTTCTCTGTTTTACACACCTGGGGGCAAAACCTTCATTATCACCCTCACATCCATACCGTTGTATTGGCCGGTGGACTAAATGATCGAAATCAGTGGCGCCGTTCAAGTGAGAAATTCTTTATTCCAGTGAAGGTACTGTCTAAAAAGTTTCGGGGAAAGTATCTCTATTACCTGAAACAATACTATCAACAGAAACAATTGAGATTCTTTAACGAGTCCAAGAAGTATCAAGATGCGAAGTCTTTTCAAGCATTGATCGATGAGTGTTACCAAAAAGATTGGTATAGCTATATGAAAAGGACCTTCTCAGGACCTATCGCCGTCATGGAGTACCTTGGTCGTTACACTCATCGAATTGCCATTTCTAATAATCGTATTGTCTCAGCCAACGATCAATCGGTCACGATTCAAGTGAAGGATTATAAACGTAACAATCAAAAAAAGACCGTAACCCTGAAGGGTGTAGAATTTCTCCGTCGCTTTCTCATGCATATTCTACCGAAGGGATTTGTGAAGATTAGACACTATGGCCTCTTGGCTAACCGGAATAAAAAGACCAAGCTGAAACTCTGTCGAAAGCTAACGAAGAGCCCTACGTATAAACCATTATTTGAAGGATTAAGCAAGATTGAAATTCTTTCTATTCTTATCAAAAAGGATGTTTCCCTCTGTCCTTCCTGTAAAAAAGCACATTTAACAGAGGCTATACCATGA
- a CDS encoding MDR family MFS transporter — protein MNQETKQKSVVFALLIATFLTAIEGTIVSTAMPKIVEDLGGSELYTWVISVYLLAIVISTPVFGKLADLFGRKIMFTIGVSIFLAGSMLSGLSQSMEQLVLFRLIQGIGAGALTTLPFTIIGDVFTFEMRAKMQGWMSSVWGIAGIAGPLAGGFIVDTVSWHWIFYMNLPFGIVSLFLLWTSLKENIEKKKRKIDYSGIFTFAVSITAFLYALTLLKEQNHVTGGILILLIVAAIGISLFIWIESKVEEPMLPLSLFKNRFITISTIAGFLLGFILVAITFYIPLWVQGVTGLNATLSGVTMLPMSITWPLAAVLSGKLMAKTSIGRITVMGISVITAGCLGLVLFNENTIVPLMMIVTAMIGFGFGLSLTAFTVAVQSSVEWKVRGAAMGTFNLMRNLGQSIGIAVSGLWLSDQLSGHVLEQSLHTVFMILVVLGICAIVTAGVLLGEKGKELSLN, from the coding sequence ATGAATCAAGAAACAAAACAAAAATCCGTTGTCTTTGCTCTATTAATCGCCACATTCCTCACGGCCATCGAAGGAACGATCGTCAGTACAGCCATGCCGAAAATTGTTGAGGACCTGGGCGGAAGTGAGCTGTACACATGGGTCATTTCCGTCTACCTCCTGGCGATTGTCATCAGTACACCCGTCTTCGGGAAACTGGCTGATTTATTTGGAAGAAAGATTATGTTTACGATCGGTGTCAGTATTTTTCTAGCCGGTTCCATGCTCTCGGGATTATCACAATCGATGGAACAGCTCGTTCTGTTCCGCTTGATCCAGGGGATTGGAGCAGGGGCACTCACGACCTTGCCCTTTACCATCATCGGCGATGTGTTCACATTTGAAATGCGGGCCAAGATGCAGGGGTGGATGAGCAGTGTCTGGGGAATAGCCGGCATAGCGGGTCCCCTTGCAGGCGGGTTCATTGTCGATACGGTTTCATGGCATTGGATCTTTTATATGAATCTACCATTCGGGATTGTCTCTCTTTTCTTATTGTGGACGTCGTTAAAGGAAAACATAGAAAAGAAGAAACGAAAAATAGACTACAGTGGCATTTTCACTTTTGCTGTCAGTATCACGGCTTTTCTTTATGCGTTGACACTCCTGAAGGAACAAAACCATGTGACGGGTGGGATACTCATCTTACTGATCGTGGCCGCCATTGGAATCAGCCTGTTTATCTGGATCGAATCTAAGGTGGAAGAGCCGATGCTCCCACTCTCTCTTTTTAAAAATCGCTTTATCACCATTTCAACGATTGCTGGCTTTCTGCTGGGCTTCATCCTCGTTGCGATTACGTTCTATATCCCTTTATGGGTCCAGGGCGTCACCGGTTTGAATGCGACCCTGTCCGGTGTGACGATGCTGCCGATGTCGATTACCTGGCCACTCGCTGCGGTGCTGTCAGGAAAGCTGATGGCGAAAACCTCCATTGGACGAATCACCGTGATGGGGATTTCCGTCATTACAGCGGGATGTCTTGGATTGGTTTTATTTAACGAGAATACAATTGTTCCGTTGATGATGATTGTCACGGCCATGATCGGCTTTGGCTTCGGTTTGTCCCTGACCGCCTTCACGGTCGCTGTCCAATCTTCTGTTGAATGGAAGGTCCGGGGTGCCGCAATGGGGACGTTCAATCTGATGCGAAACCTTGGCCAGTCCATCGGGATCGCTGTTTCCGGCTTATGGCTGAGCGATCAATTAAGCGGCCACGTGTTGGAACAAAGCTTACACACCGTCTTTATGATCCTCGTCGTACTAGGCATTTGTGCCATCGTAACGGCAGGAGTGCTCCTCGGTGAGAAGGGGAAAGAGCTCTCTTTGAATTAG
- a CDS encoding spore germination protein, with the protein MFFRKKQRSPGETEGESDPKPDLPISSTGESFTKEIKDVLHESADLVMMSPRPGVTFLYFDMLIDKTMLNRDIMSQLGGEELTPNGLKERLNVGNIEVYTGVNPSVSSLLSGAVLIHLEGYSSVLAVNIRSGDSRSLSKPENESIVIGPQLGFNESLATNISLIRRYLVNPNLCNKSITLGKQTKTAISLLYIEGVASEQMVQTVKERISTITIDGVLDSSLLMQLIEDNGLSIFPQFILTERPDRACSWLLNGKVVILVDGSSLVIGCPQSFVEFFQSMEDQNVKWQVASFFRILRFIAMLLSVFFTAIYVASLTFHYEIIPQPLLIPLSESRSRVPFPPIIEALLLEFIIELLREAGARLPTKVGQTMGIVGGIVIGTAAVQAGFTSNILIIIVALGALASFTTPSFMMGNVIRILRFPIIILAGFWGFYGTMFAFCFLLIHLLRQTSLGSPFLAPFYPIRIRDWADSIFRLPLKYTSKRPYQARPLDSEKYDGDE; encoded by the coding sequence ATGTTTTTTAGAAAAAAACAAAGAAGTCCCGGGGAAACCGAAGGCGAATCAGATCCAAAGCCGGACCTCCCCATTTCAAGCACAGGTGAGTCCTTTACTAAAGAAATAAAAGATGTACTTCATGAAAGTGCTGATCTCGTCATGATGAGCCCAAGGCCAGGCGTGACCTTCCTTTATTTCGATATGCTGATTGACAAAACGATGTTAAACCGAGACATCATGAGTCAGCTGGGCGGAGAGGAGCTTACACCGAACGGGTTGAAAGAGAGGCTGAATGTCGGGAATATAGAGGTTTATACCGGGGTGAATCCGTCTGTCAGCAGTCTTCTCAGCGGAGCGGTGTTGATCCATCTTGAAGGGTATTCAAGTGTATTGGCCGTAAATATCCGTTCCGGGGACAGCCGGTCCTTGTCCAAGCCTGAAAATGAATCCATCGTCATTGGACCACAGTTGGGATTCAATGAAAGTTTAGCCACAAATATTTCACTCATCCGGAGATATCTTGTGAACCCCAACTTGTGTAATAAGTCCATTACATTAGGCAAGCAGACCAAAACGGCCATTTCCTTGTTATACATAGAAGGGGTTGCATCGGAACAGATGGTGCAGACCGTAAAGGAGCGTATATCCACTATTACGATTGATGGGGTATTGGATAGTTCCCTATTGATGCAATTGATCGAGGATAACGGTTTGAGTATTTTTCCTCAGTTTATTTTGACCGAGCGTCCGGATCGCGCCTGTTCCTGGCTCTTGAACGGAAAGGTCGTCATTCTGGTGGATGGGAGTTCGTTGGTGATCGGGTGTCCTCAATCCTTTGTGGAGTTCTTTCAAAGTATGGAGGATCAGAATGTGAAGTGGCAGGTGGCTTCTTTTTTTAGAATTTTACGGTTTATTGCCATGCTGCTGTCAGTCTTTTTTACAGCCATCTATGTCGCATCTTTGACATTTCATTATGAGATCATCCCCCAGCCTCTCCTGATTCCTTTAAGTGAATCACGTTCCAGGGTTCCTTTTCCACCGATCATCGAAGCATTGTTACTCGAATTCATCATTGAATTACTGAGGGAAGCAGGAGCAAGGCTGCCGACGAAAGTGGGCCAGACCATGGGTATCGTAGGAGGTATCGTCATCGGGACGGCTGCTGTACAGGCGGGGTTTACGAGTAACATCCTGATTATCATCGTCGCTCTTGGGGCTTTGGCCTCTTTCACCACACCAAGCTTCATGATGGGAAATGTGATTCGCATTCTTCGGTTCCCGATCATTATTTTGGCAGGTTTCTGGGGGTTTTATGGAACGATGTTTGCTTTTTGCTTCTTACTGATTCATCTCTTGAGGCAAACCAGCCTGGGGAGCCCATTTCTTGCCCCTTTTTATCCGATTCGGATCAGGGACTGGGCGGATAGTATCTTCAGGCTGCCACTTAAATACACGTCGAAACGTCCTTATCAAGCCAGACCATTGGACTCCGAAAAATACGATGGAGACGAATGA
- a CDS encoding ABC transporter ATP-binding protein, which produces MIKLLKHLSSYKWMIVGIFVLIFIQSMSTLYLPTLMSDIIDKGVVVGDIPYIWKIGGFMLIVSALGAVASIVASYYSSKAAVGLGRDVRRKLFYHIEKFSLQEFDEVGTASLITRTTNDITQVQQVVIMLLRMIISAPIMLVGGIIMAVLMDAKLSLVIILTMPVLVGSILLILYKGIPLFQTVQKKLDQLNLVLRENLTGIRVIRAFNREPEEKERLKRTNHELTDVSIKVNKIMAFMMPVMMLVMNMTVVAVIWFGGIRIDNGGMQIGDLMAFIQYVMQIMFALVMASMMFVMVPRADVSAKRINKVLEMKPSFEDKGTKAADVQQGTLEFDSVTFHYPGAEEPALSGISFTAHPGETTAIIGGTGSGKTTLINLIPRFYEIASGSIKVNGVDIREASQEEIRSKLGLVPQKATLFTGTIAENIRFGKEDASDEEVAEAARIAQAEEFVSRMDGGFQAEIEQGGSNLSGGQKQRLSIARALVRKPDIYLFDDSFSALDYKTDARLRAALKRETVDATVLIVAQRVSTVIDADRIIVLDKGEVAGIGTHRELLDTNEVYQEIVASQLSEEESA; this is translated from the coding sequence ATGATTAAACTTCTGAAACACTTATCCTCGTATAAATGGATGATCGTGGGGATTTTCGTGTTGATCTTCATTCAATCCATGTCGACCCTATACTTACCGACCCTCATGTCTGACATCATCGACAAAGGGGTCGTCGTCGGGGACATCCCGTATATATGGAAGATCGGCGGATTCATGCTCATCGTTTCCGCTCTCGGTGCGGTGGCTTCCATCGTTGCGAGCTATTATTCCTCTAAAGCAGCTGTCGGATTGGGGCGCGATGTCCGCCGGAAGCTTTTCTATCATATTGAAAAGTTTTCGCTCCAGGAATTTGATGAAGTGGGGACGGCATCCCTGATCACAAGAACGACGAATGATATCACCCAGGTACAGCAGGTCGTGATCATGCTGCTCCGGATGATCATCAGTGCGCCGATCATGCTGGTCGGCGGGATTATCATGGCGGTGTTGATGGACGCAAAGCTATCCCTGGTCATCATTCTGACGATGCCGGTATTGGTCGGGTCGATCCTGTTGATTTTGTATAAAGGGATTCCATTATTTCAAACCGTCCAGAAAAAACTGGATCAATTGAATCTCGTGCTCCGTGAGAACTTGACCGGTATCCGGGTCATCCGTGCCTTCAACCGTGAACCGGAAGAGAAGGAGCGCCTGAAACGCACGAATCATGAACTGACCGATGTGTCGATCAAGGTGAATAAAATCATGGCCTTCATGATGCCTGTGATGATGCTCGTCATGAATATGACCGTCGTCGCCGTCATCTGGTTCGGGGGTATCCGGATCGATAACGGCGGGATGCAGATTGGGGATTTAATGGCGTTCATTCAATACGTCATGCAAATCATGTTCGCGTTGGTCATGGCGTCGATGATGTTTGTCATGGTGCCACGTGCCGATGTGTCGGCGAAGCGGATCAACAAAGTACTAGAAATGAAGCCTTCTTTTGAAGATAAAGGAACGAAAGCAGCAGACGTTCAACAGGGGACGCTGGAATTTGATTCGGTCACGTTCCATTACCCCGGTGCTGAAGAGCCTGCCCTGTCTGGCATCAGTTTCACCGCACATCCCGGTGAAACGACGGCCATCATTGGCGGGACCGGTTCAGGGAAAACGACCCTCATCAACCTGATCCCCCGATTTTATGAGATCGCGAGCGGGTCAATCAAGGTCAATGGTGTAGACATTAGGGAAGCTTCCCAGGAAGAAATCCGGTCAAAGCTCGGACTTGTGCCGCAGAAGGCGACTCTTTTTACCGGAACGATTGCGGAGAATATCCGCTTCGGGAAAGAAGATGCGAGTGATGAAGAAGTGGCGGAAGCAGCCCGGATCGCCCAGGCGGAAGAATTCGTCAGCCGGATGGACGGGGGATTCCAGGCAGAAATCGAGCAGGGCGGATCCAATCTCTCCGGAGGTCAGAAACAGCGCTTGTCGATTGCAAGAGCCCTGGTCCGGAAACCGGATATCTATCTGTTCGACGACAGTTTCTCAGCCCTCGATTACAAAACCGATGCCAGGCTCCGTGCCGCATTGAAACGGGAAACCGTTGATGCAACGGTGCTCATCGTCGCACAGCGGGTCAGCACGGTGATCGATGCCGACCGCATCATCGTGTTGGATAAAGGCGAAGTGGCCGGGATCGGGACTCATCGGGAGCTCCTTGACACCAATGAAGTGTACCAGGAAATCGTCGCATCACAGCTTTCAGAGGAGGAATCGGCATGA
- a CDS encoding GerAB/ArcD/ProY family transporter, which yields MKIHVHPQPQSLLNAFMVMFIIHSVQIGVGVQGFQRIIYGDAGHDAWISVALSGVVTCFVGFIMVKTLNYYESSDLYGIQQDVYGKWLGTCMNALYIFYCMGSFLVVIRNYIEVLQAWVFPEVPTWFLSLTLMMLVLYGVLGGFRIIAGVSFFSVFLAFWLLILLAYPIQFSHWSNLLPILESNATEILKGTYSMTFTVIGFELIYFFYPFIKEKNKVQTYMQIGLLYTSLLYVAIMIVALSYFSGGQLERTIWGTLSLFKIVRLPFIERFEYVAITFWMLMILPNLMMYLWSASRGFTRMFGEKRRKVFTWGLSFILFGCIQLFVTRKQINSLNNVFAQMAFFVVYGYPLFLFLIVWLKKKVFRKGVKS from the coding sequence ATGAAGATTCACGTTCATCCACAACCACAATCACTCCTCAATGCTTTCATGGTCATGTTCATTATTCATTCTGTCCAAATAGGTGTTGGGGTGCAGGGGTTTCAACGGATCATTTATGGTGACGCAGGACACGATGCCTGGATATCCGTCGCTCTTTCCGGGGTTGTGACTTGTTTCGTCGGCTTTATCATGGTGAAAACCCTGAACTATTATGAGAGCTCGGATCTATATGGCATACAGCAGGATGTGTACGGAAAATGGCTGGGCACTTGTATGAACGCCCTTTACATCTTTTATTGCATGGGCTCTTTCCTGGTCGTCATACGGAACTATATCGAAGTACTGCAAGCCTGGGTGTTTCCGGAAGTCCCTACCTGGTTCCTTAGTTTGACTCTCATGATGCTTGTGCTATATGGGGTACTGGGAGGCTTTCGCATCATTGCAGGCGTTTCGTTCTTCAGTGTGTTCCTTGCATTTTGGCTTTTGATCTTATTGGCGTATCCGATTCAATTCAGTCATTGGTCCAATCTGCTTCCAATCTTGGAGTCCAATGCGACTGAAATCCTAAAAGGGACTTATTCCATGACCTTTACCGTCATCGGATTCGAACTCATCTATTTTTTTTATCCTTTTATTAAAGAGAAAAATAAGGTTCAAACCTATATGCAAATTGGATTGCTTTATACTTCTCTTCTATATGTGGCTATCATGATCGTCGCATTAAGCTATTTCAGCGGCGGTCAACTGGAACGGACCATTTGGGGAACTCTCTCCCTGTTTAAGATCGTCCGGTTGCCTTTCATTGAACGATTTGAATATGTAGCGATCACGTTCTGGATGCTCATGATCCTTCCGAACCTCATGATGTACCTGTGGTCGGCTTCCCGGGGGTTTACCCGCATGTTCGGGGAAAAAAGGAGAAAAGTCTTCACATGGGGATTATCCTTTATCTTATTTGGGTGCATCCAACTATTTGTGACCAGGAAGCAAATCAATTCATTGAACAATGTTTTTGCCCAGATGGCCTTCTTTGTTGTTTATGGCTATCCCTTATTCCTGTTTCTTATCGTATGGCTGAAGAAAAAAGTCTTTCGGAAAGGAGTGAAATCATGA
- a CDS encoding STAS domain-containing protein: MSYKFLDMEIVTDFLRENREDFQQKLLSEAVNVSGKINDILEKGNIDLLKNAELVAHYIVENKEEGLIEFAKIEGIAWAQHDLTLAFKLEWVHAIRRTLWYFLYQFDEEQGDGEASREKFFLLEKRINDNVDQFLNNFFISYSDYKDEQLWSHKKLVENLSVPIIPVNSTIAVLPLIGMIDSYRVNALEEKVLMEISSIKIQTLIIDLSGTAEMEMDVLFQFEKILNGINMMGCKAILTGLRVELVRNIVNSGIAFDSLVEIKGTLQQTLKEHL, translated from the coding sequence ATGAGTTACAAATTCTTGGATATGGAAATCGTAACGGATTTCCTTAGGGAGAATAGAGAGGATTTTCAGCAGAAGCTATTATCTGAAGCCGTTAATGTTAGTGGGAAGATCAATGATATTCTTGAAAAAGGAAACATTGATCTGTTAAAGAATGCCGAACTGGTCGCTCACTACATCGTTGAAAACAAAGAAGAAGGGCTGATTGAATTTGCAAAAATAGAGGGGATTGCCTGGGCACAACATGATCTTACCCTGGCATTCAAGCTCGAATGGGTCCATGCCATTAGGAGAACCTTATGGTACTTCCTTTATCAATTTGACGAGGAACAAGGGGATGGGGAAGCTTCCCGGGAAAAATTTTTCCTATTGGAAAAAAGAATTAATGACAACGTGGATCAATTCCTGAATAATTTCTTTATCAGTTACTCGGATTACAAAGATGAGCAGCTGTGGTCGCACAAAAAATTGGTGGAAAATCTTTCGGTACCGATCATCCCGGTCAATAGCACCATTGCGGTTTTGCCGTTGATCGGAATGATCGATTCTTACCGCGTCAATGCATTGGAAGAAAAGGTGTTGATGGAAATCAGTTCGATAAAGATTCAAACCCTGATTATCGACTTATCAGGTACGGCGGAGATGGAAATGGATGTCCTTTTTCAATTTGAGAAAATCCTTAACGGAATCAATATGATGGGTTGCAAAGCGATCCTCACAGGGCTGCGCGTAGAACTTGTCAGAAACATAGTTAATTCAGGAATCGCATTCGACAGTCTAGTAGAAATAAAGGGTACACTACAACAAACGCTGAAAGAACATTTGTAA
- a CDS encoding Ger(x)C family spore germination protein translates to MKRILNMTLSLIFLLILTSCAESSTLEKIGMITTVGYDKGEDEEINTTTLILETDPQSMDSTNVISSRSLTSKGARIESNLKSPKKLESGQLRVALFGEDLAKDGLFNLADTLSRDHSISDLTFLAIVEGNAGDLIKHKYPQFSDAGQYVYKEIEQNIKGEVISSPTLHETVHDYYSVGVDPLLPLLKLEDDMINITGMALLNGDKMVGRISPSDSFYVKLVSDRFKAGNFEITFKNGEEDVLFPSLPPSADIAVALDTIKSKSTIELIDPDSMTFNLNIHINARLQEINRDINLSKNKNLELIEKKISKKITKEIEQLIQYSQSKQSDVFGFGEEYRTKEGHSKLTDEEWHDRFKDINVKVNTKFVIIRTGVVE, encoded by the coding sequence ATGAAAAGGATCCTCAACATGACTCTCTCTCTCATCTTCCTTCTCATCCTCACTTCATGTGCAGAAAGCAGTACGCTTGAGAAAATCGGGATGATCACAACGGTGGGATATGATAAGGGAGAAGACGAAGAAATCAATACGACGACACTGATTCTTGAGACGGACCCACAGTCCATGGATAGTACAAACGTTATATCAAGTCGATCGTTAACCAGTAAAGGAGCAAGAATCGAAAGCAATCTGAAATCTCCCAAAAAGCTTGAGTCAGGCCAGCTGCGCGTGGCGCTGTTCGGAGAGGATTTAGCGAAAGACGGTCTATTCAACCTGGCGGATACGCTGTCACGGGATCATTCCATCAGTGATTTAACGTTCCTCGCTATAGTGGAAGGGAATGCAGGCGATCTCATAAAGCACAAGTATCCCCAGTTTTCTGATGCCGGGCAATATGTGTACAAGGAAATAGAGCAAAATATAAAAGGAGAGGTCATATCTTCCCCGACTCTCCACGAAACAGTGCACGACTATTACTCCGTGGGAGTTGATCCTCTGTTACCACTATTGAAATTAGAGGATGACATGATTAATATTACGGGCATGGCCTTACTCAATGGAGATAAAATGGTGGGGAGAATTTCCCCGAGTGATAGCTTTTATGTAAAGTTAGTGAGTGACCGGTTCAAGGCAGGGAATTTCGAAATCACCTTCAAGAATGGAGAGGAAGATGTTCTCTTTCCTTCCCTTCCTCCATCTGCTGATATCGCGGTAGCCCTGGATACAATCAAAAGCAAAAGCACTATTGAACTTATTGATCCGGACTCCATGACATTTAACCTCAATATCCATATCAATGCCCGTTTACAGGAAATCAATCGGGACATCAACTTAAGCAAAAATAAAAATCTGGAATTAATTGAAAAAAAGATCAGTAAAAAAATCACAAAAGAAATCGAGCAGCTCATCCAGTATTCTCAGTCCAAACAATCGGATGTATTTGGATTTGGTGAAGAATACCGAACAAAGGAAGGCCATTCCAAACTTACGGATGAGGAGTGGCATGACAGGTTTAAGGATATTAATGTAAAAGTAAACACAAAATTTGTCATCATAAGAACCGGTGTGGTGGAGTAG